One Coffea eugenioides isolate CCC68of chromosome 2, Ceug_1.0, whole genome shotgun sequence genomic window, tttaaaatgggacacttaagtccctaaacttataaatacctcccacttaagtccctgaacttataaaatgagacacttaaatccctaaatccttataaaatgggacacttcgaccaccaacagcattcaggatttgttaacaattttccttaagtgggaggtatttataagtttagggacttaagtgtcccattttgaagtttagggacttaagtggataatcgtccaaagtttggggggacaaagtggaattaaccctcaTAAACCTCAGTaaaagtttgtgaaattattAGTCGCCTAATACGACATGAGCGCGTCTACTTTTGCTAAGGTGCGCAGCTGGGAAGGAGGCGCACCAAAGCCTTGGCGTTGTGCGGAAGATACAAGTGAGTCGCAAGCAGCACTACGCTCGAGTGGGGGACTCGACTCAGCCATCAACTTCTCAATTGAGAGTGCGTCTTTCTTTCCAAATCGTAAATCAGTGAGTCAACCTTTGCCTCGGGGAGGACTCGGTACAATTATTCTTACTCTTACATtacacagagagagagagagaaagagagagagaggagcaCGTGCGGGCAATTTGTCGCAGtcagaaagagagagagagcgcgTTGGTTGTGATCAATTGAAGCAAACACCAATTAAAATCGAACcaatcctcttcctcctcctcatccTCCCCCTTCCGGTATGAAATTCCCCCAATTTTGAATGGAAAACCTAACCCTAGCCCCTAAAATTACCCCGTCCTCCTATCCATCCTCCAAATGCGGCCTTCTTCCTCTTCCCCATTCCCCAATTTACACTTTCTCCACCATCTTCTTTGCTTTCGCTGGGGGTTGACCTATTAAGTATTAACCTTCCTCCACCACCCGCCTccatttttcctctctctctctctctctctctctctctctcttggttatAAGTTTATGGACAGACTATAGTACTGCTTCTTACTCCTGTctcctttgtatttcttctttctttctgtaTCTTTAATCTTTCTTTATTTGTCATTAGTAAGACGTAAAATTATACACAGATTGAGAGAGTGAGAgatagagaaagagagagatgtTGTAGAGTACAATTTAGTCATCAGAGTCTATTAGGATCAGTCTGTCGGGAGTGCTTCATAATATAGGATCAGTCAGTCAGGACTCCGTAGCGAAGTCTATAGTAAGTGTATAGTTtgtaattagaaaaaaaaaaccaattttttttttaattgctaGTAATTGTAGTTCAGCTATAGATTGCATAAATACATAGATACATCTATAACTATTTACCATATAATCATTACTCTATTGAGCCAGCTCCAGCTACTTAAGACTGGAGAGCAATGGGTAGCTCAGAAACAGGAGCCGGAGCTGATTGCAGCATTGGGAGTATAGTTTGGGTCCGAAGACGAAACGGGTCTTGGTGGCCCGGTAAAATACTCGGACCTGACGACCTATCGGCTTCTCATGTTATGTCTCCGCGATCTGGAACTCCTGTCAAACTTCTTGGCCGAGAAGACGCCAGTGTGTATGTTCTTGTTCTTCCTCTCCTCCCCACACCCCCACCCCCACCCAccgccccaaaaaaaaaaaaaaaaaaaaaaaaaaaaatctacctTAAAATATTGTGTAAACTAACTTTTTCCAGTTTCACATTTTAATTTATACTAGTATTTCTTTTTATATGTCTATGAAACCCGAattgcctttttttttattgtagcTTTGGAAAAAGTTTTAGTTGCTTTTATTGATAGTTCGAACAAAATTGTTTCTCATCTGTATGTATGATGGTGTCCTTGCGCTCAGTTCAACTATGTGGAATTGACGGCCGTATCAAAAACTGGtggacaagaaaaagaaaacaataagAGCCCCGATTAGTTACACTTTTTCTCTAGAATATTCTAAATCCTGGTATAGATATTGACTAGCACGCTCTCAACAGCTGCAGTGAGTGTCTGGAATTTTCGGTGTGTGAATAAGGTTTTCGGTGATGGGCTCCATGATGCACCAATTTTATTCACGATTTGTTTTTGCTTCTACTGAAAAAATTCTTGATATAACGATGACCAAGTTTTGTAGGAGTTTGCTCTGGTACTGGTCTACTCCAGTCTAGGAGAATAGGTATTCTGCAGGAGCAAAAGCAAATCGTGAATAACAAAGCAAGCAAATTAACTTGCTGCACCCTAAAATTAATCTTGTATCTTATTCACGAACTGGATATTCCTACCTGTTCTGCTATTAGTGCTGCTGCCCCTCCCTCTTCTAAATTTTACCTTCATCCAGATACTGTTTGAAGTTCTGTTTCCAGCTAAACATTAgttgttttcttggattttgTAATGTTTGTGCAGTCATATGTTACTTTTTTGTGAAAAGGACgaaaaaaaattgcagtttgTGTGTTTTTCATATTTGTTTGGTATGATATATTTCGTGATGTTTACTGGCAGGGACAACTTTTACATAgcattcttttctttctttctttttttttttgcaatgaCCAGAGACTGGTATAATTTGGAGAAGTCAAAGCGTGTGAAGGCATTTCGATGTGGTGAGTTTGATGACTGTATTGAAAGGGCCGAAGCTTCCCAAGGTATGCCTccaaagaagagagagaaatatGCACGTAGAGAAGATGCAATACTTCATGCTCTTGAACTTGAGAGGCAAATGTTGGAGaaaaaatgtggaaaagtaGGTTCTTCTACTAATGATGAGGCACCATACTGTCTGAGGAAAGATTTGGTGACAACTTCAGAGAAATCAGAGActggaaaacaaaaaattttgcaaCCAGAAACTGATCAAGTTTGTCAGAGTCATTGTCTATCTGCCAAGGATAAGGCTGTGAGCCAAACTATTTGTCTAGAGAGAGTCAAAGAAGAAAATCAAATAACTGTTGATGATGACAATTCTGCTGTGCCACCCAGGATGAGAGGTTTGCAGGACCTTGGTCTGCGTGCTGTGCCTTCTAATCTTAAGGCTTCTCCTTCATTGTTTCCAAATGGTTCTCACAAGCCTTTATTTGATAGCAGTGCTGTGGCTCATTGTAATGATGATGGTCTTGGCACAGAAGACATGGCTAATGccgattttgaaaattcatctgacaaaagaaaaaggctGTACGATGGTTTAGATGAGGACTCTCTTGCCAAGAGGCGTGAGAGGCGCCGTCCTCTTCTTCAAGTGCTGGAGGATAGTACAGAGGTACTTGTGCCTCATTCTAAGGCTGATGGTAGTTCTAATATTACCTCTATGTCCGAATATCAGAAGCCAGGGGGTACAATTGGTGTAACCAGGAACAGATACACTTGTTTGCAACCTACAGATTTGTGCAAAGAAGATAACATGCGGTCTGCAGAGGATACTGAAACTGATTCTTCGGAGACCGATTCTATGGATTCTGATACAGATGAGCTGGCTTCACTTTCAGGTCATATTTTGTGTTTTAGTATACTTGAGGCAGTCCAATTTTCAGTGTGCATCTAGTGCTGTTTATGCTTTTCATGGTGGTTAATTTGTTAGATGCTTGGATCTTGTATAATTAAGATCTTGCATCACCATGAATGTTATTTTGTTCTTTGTGTCCACTGTGCATGTAAAATGGTGCAAATTGTTGTGTTTACTTTTGTTTGCTAGCATATATTTGTGTCATTAGACTGCATTGTGCAATGTGCCACCATAAAGTTTAAAgcttttgctctgttttttggCTTCTTTTCTACTGTGTAACTTCTAGCATGCTTGTGCACAAGCTTGTTCATACATGATCATATAGCTACATGTATAGATGTGTTTGTATCTTGCAGTTTCCTTTTTTCCAGTGGTTCTCCCTTTCCTTAATGTGTTAAAATCAGAGGCTTGTGGTGAAACCACAATTGTTTGGTTCTAGTCCATTGCTATGTTAGGTTTTCTAAAGCTCCAATCAGTTCCTCTGCACTTGTTATCAATTTAGATAATATGATTTCTTCCTCTTCCTTGCTTGAGGCATTGCTGAAGCTGTAATGTTATCAGTCTCTTTTGTATTACCTCCTGGGAATCTGGCCTCTAAATGTAACTAGTTTCAGGGAGGGTAGTTGATGCcgataaattttgattcttttaCAATTGTTCAGATCacttgaaaaaaatgaatgattCAACTCTGATTATGTGGAGTATAATACTTGCTCTTTGTAGTTGACTAGCTTAGCTGAATACGGTTTGGAACGGAATGATTGTTGTCGAATATGGTACTTGATAGTTGTATAGTTGTACATGATTTTTCCTTCCATGAAGGTCTTGAAACATTTTTGTGGGCTTATTACCTCCTGAGAAAAAATGAATGATTCAAGTCTGATTATGCCAAGTATAATACTTGCTCTTTGTAGTTGACTAGCTTAGCTGAATACAGTTTGGAACGGAATGATTGTTGTTGAATATGGTACTTGATAGTTGTAAATGATTTTTCCTGccatgaaattcttgaaacattttCATGGGGTTATTTCCTGGGGTTATTCTTGCTTCTTGCTTTTAATTTGTTGCTTTGTGGATATTTATGTATCATCTGATGTCTTATGGCATTATAATCTTAATACATAGCTATTATCTATTGTATAATTTTTGCCTGTCTTCAATTTGAGTGTGTTAACAACCTTTCTCTTGGTTGCCTTTCTGAGGTAATGTACATGTTTCTTGTTGTCATTCTATTGCTTCTTTCCTAATGCAGAAGGTGCTGCATCTATTGAGTTGCAACCAAAATATCCTCGAAGATCTGAAGTACTAGCAGAAAGTAGAAGCGTAAGCAGTGAAGAACTAGATGACTTGGCACTTGGAGATGATTTAACTCATCCTTGTAGTATTGACCCTGCATTACATAGTACGGGCATGTCCAGATGGCAGCTTAAGGGAAAGAGGAGTCTGCTAAAAAGGCCCGTTGATGGAGCAGACAGAAATTTGTCCTGGGGATCCATTGAGGAAACAACACCTTTTGAATTGGAAACAAATGGCCGAGCTGAAAATTACTTGGTCGAGAAGAATTCTACGCATAAGATGGCTGGATATGGGTCTAGAGGTCCAGATGGTATAAGCCGCAGAACCATGCAGTGGCAGCACTGTGATTGGAATGACCAACAATACTGGGAGGACTCGGGCAAGTACTTTGCTCCCGTCTTTCTTGGTCATCACCATGATGGTAGCAGGGTTATGTTGATAGATGTCGATTTGAATGTCCAATCAAGCTATCAAAGACAGCATGTCAAATCAGGCAATCAAAGACAGCATGTCCCTATGATCTCATTGATGAGTAAGATAAATGGGCAGGCTATAGTAGGGTATCCCGTCCAAGTTGAAGCTCTAGAAAATGGATCATCTGAGTCTGTCCTTGCAGAAACTGATGATTGGGGTCCTGAAACACCAGGAAATGAAACAGCACTTCCACCAACATGGAGGACTGCTCGGAGGACAGCAAATTTTCGGGTCCCACGGCCAGATCTATCTTCAACATGTGATGAAAGTGCCAAGCATCTTCAATTTGTTGATGGAAGAAGAGGGTGCTCAGGGAAATCAGATGCAGGAACTTTTGGTCACAAGGGAGGCATAATGGAAAAGCACACAAGTAGCATTCCAGTAGATAGAAAATCCTCAAGGAAGCCATTAAAGAAAATAAGCCTATCTTCGAATCAAAAGATTAGAACACTTTCATCAATCGCCTCTCAACAGAAACAAAGTATTGATCGTAGACAGAGCAGCAATAATTTTCAAGTGGATGGGCTGAAACCAGAGTTGGTGTCCACAGCTGTAGCTTGTATTCCAGTTAAACTAGTGTTCAGTAGGTTACAAGAGGAGTTGGTTGGCCGCCATCCATGAtaatggttttggaatttctctATGGCAATGGAGATGGCAATACAGACAGCAATAGCTAATAGGTACATGTAAATTTTTAGGACATCAATAATCTCATACCCATATATGCAGCTATTTgttgctatatatatatatatatattttttgggaAATATAGGCCTCATATATTTGCCCTGTTTCTGCTGTCTTATTAAAGTTTCTGTAGCAGGCCTTGAACTACAGATTGACGCAAGATGTATGGTAAATGACATATATTAGGTGACTTTAGTTCAGGATGATGAGATGATACAGCTATTTTTACATGGTCTTTGTTGAAACAAGGTCGAAAGCTCGCCTGTACGAGTAGAACTCACAAAAGTATAGAAATGGTAATTCACGAGTATACATTATTGTATTTTCACTGCCAGGGTGaggttatttttgttttgatgTCTTTGGATTTCACTACaaagttatttattttgtaGTTTTTCTGTTGTATAAACTGTGAAGCGATCTACTTGGCAGTGAAGCAATCTGGAAGGTCTTGCACGGTTGTGACGCAGTAGAACCGTTGAAGAGAGACGAAGGACGTAGCCAATAGTCGAGCATGCAACTTTGACACATTCTAGAAATGACCTTGACTTGAGCCTTGACCACGGAAAGAAATGGTAACCTTTTGAGTTGATAGAACAAACAAAAGCTATGACAGGAACATGTCAACGAAAGTTCACTTTGCGCTGGTTAGAAAATTAAACAGGAAGACTTGAGTGAAAATCATCTTGAACATACCCAAGTTGAAAACTGTAGGGCTCTAAAAGTGAACTTTGATATGCTCCTGTTGTTTGCTCAGAGTTAACATTGGGGTAGGACCCGTAAAGGAAGAGTCTAAGGTAGAGAGAATAGGAACGAAAATGGGCAGGTAAAATTCTATATTTTATTCAAGTATTAGGTTATTTTGATATTACACGACTAAAAGGTTCTTGTTGGGCGGGTTTGATATTGATGAAAGCCTCAGATAACCTAACAAGGTTTGGTAAGAAATCTTTAAAAACTTGAATAATATTGCAACTTGGAAAGttcattttcttgtttttccctTGTACCAGTACCCTTAATTAACAAAATGGTTGGGAGGAGGGGGATTGGGTAATTGGGATTTATATATGCTCTTCTCATATGATTTTTcaccatttttcaaaaatcctaattaTCAATTGTTGAAAAATTGAGTTGGGAGATTGGTAAAAGGGGGATTTTACCGCCGTTAAAACAGAGGATGGAAGGGTGGAAgagcaataaaaagaaaaggatgaGAAGAGGAGGATAGCAGGAGAGATGAATTTTGTTTAACAATGATTTATGAATATCAAATTAAATAACATAGTAATATTATTAATCGAGAATAATAGGTTGCCAGCATTCATTAACGTAGTGATGCGATATGGTGAGCCATTAgtataaaataaatttattgTAACGGTGTAAGAAAGATTTACTCATAATATAATATGAAACGGAAAGAAATAGAGTAAATGCATGCCCAAGCCAACAAACCAAGCAAGTAAGCACTAGATCGGCAGTGGTACCGTGGGCCGTAAATGAATCGAAGCCCACCTATTCTTGCTTAACAAAGCCTGGTTTAAAGATACAAAGCCGGCCGGAGATGAATGCAATTCCATTTCCTTAAATACCCCCCTGTATAGCTGTACCTGAATGAGTAGCGGAGGGCAAATGAGTCTGAAGGGTGAAATTACAACGGCTCTTtttgttgaactttggttgGTCCTCTCCTTCCCTTTGCTCTCCTCAGAGAAGGTAGCCGTTAGTTGCAGCATATAAACCAAAGGTCCAAAACTCCTCCACAATAAATAGCAGCAGCTATTCCTCCTCTCTCAAGTCTCAACAGTTCTAATtaatttctctctctccctccctcctTTTCAATACACGCATCTCTCTGGCTGGGGTTTTGGatccgccgccgccgccgccagcGCCTCCATTCCTGGACTCAAGTGCGAAGCCGTTTCCAGGATCCCAAtcgtttttgtttttttaactaCAAGTGATTAAGATTAGCAACTGTCCTTTGTTTTCcgtttcttttgattttttcatctttctttcttAACTTTCGGAGTTTCTGTTTTGCAGGCCTTCTTCTTTTATCTTGTTTGCTTTCCTCTAATTCTTGTTTTCACTTTTACATACTCTGTTTCTATTTATTACGCAGCAGAATATTTTAGAGCAAGGCCACACGCTCACACACACTGTGACTAGTGACAGAAGAATACCGTAGGGACGGTCCCATTTTAttcttcttctcctttcttgttttttttttgggtaacatAATGGATGCAGGGGGATCCGTCAACTTGTCATCATCATTATCGTCCTCCGCCTCCTCCTCCGCCAGCAAGACCAGATCTCGCTTCCCTCTTCAGGAACACCACCTCCTCCAGAGGAGAACTTCCCGGGATAACGTAACTCATTGCTCGCTATACTGTTGCTTTTCTCCTTGTTTATCCTTTACTTTGTCATACACTTGTCTCTCTTCTGCTacctaatttatttttttttttgtcaattcatttgTTCTACTCTCTATTAATTAGGCCCTTTTTCACCATGACTATCTTGTtatgaactttttttttaactatcaTTACAAGTGTTGTGATTGACGTCTGATTATgctttttttgtgtgtgtgcgtgtgtgtgaAAAATACTTCCGGTGGGATTTTATTTAGCCTGTTGTTCTGAAGAGGCTgcagttttgttttccttgatgATGTGTGTTTATCTGTTGAAAATTCAACCATCTTAAAAGCTTTTGTTTCTGTGACAGTTGGATAGGTTTATACCCAATCGATCTGCAATGGATTTCGACTATGCTCATTACATGCTCACAGAAGGCAGGAAAGGTAAGGAAAACCCAGCCGTGAGCTCGCCTTCTCGGGAGGCTTATCGGAAGCAGCTTGCGGAGACCTTCAACATGAACAGGACCAGGATCCTTGCTTTCAAGAACAAGCCACCTACCCCTGTCGACCCTATCCCTGCTGACTTCTCGACTGCTGCCAACAACTCCAAGCCCACCAAATCCCGTCGCTACATCCCCCAGGTTGGTATTTTACCCGTAACTTTGAGAATTGATTTCAGATTCAGCTGTTGAGGAGTATTTCTTTTTAATTCCTCGAATAATTAATTGTTCTCTTCTCCTGCTGTGGTCTGTATTCGTTTTTTTACAGACTTCAGAAAGAACTCTGGATGCTCCTGATATTTTGGATGATTACTACTTGAATCTGCTAGACTGGGGCAGCAGCAATGTTCTTTCAATTGCCCTTGGAAGCACAGTGTATTTGTGGGATGCAACTGACGGAGCTACCTCAGAGCTCGTCACGGTTGATGAAGAAAATGGCCCCGTGACGAGTGTTAAGTGGGCTCCCGACGGAAGCCACGTTGCTGTTGGTTTGAACAATTCTGATGTTCAGCTCTGGGACTCCACTTCTAATAGACTGGTCTGCTCCTTGTTCCCAAAGTTAAATTTTCGGGATACTGCTGCGTATTCTTCTAATTTGTGTATTAAACCATTCGTTCCCTTTTCGCGCTGCTCTTGCTGCAGCTAAGAACCTTGAAAGGCGGCCATCGTTCGCGCGTCGGCGCACTTGATTGGAACAGTCACATTTTGACTACTGGAGGAATGGATGGACAAATAATTAACAATGATGTGAGAGTGAGAGCACACATAGTTGAAACTTATAGAGGACATCATCAAGAAGTTTGTGGCCTCAAGTGGTCGGCCTCCGGCCAGCAATTAGCCAGTGGCGGAAATGACAATCTCCTCCATATATGGGATAGATCCACGGCTTCTTCCAATGCACCCACACAATGGCTTCACAGGATTGAGGACCACACAGCTGCTGTCAAAGCTCTTGCTTGGTGTCCCTTTCAGGGTAACTTGCTGGCCTCaggtggaggtggtggtgaCAGGTCCATTAA contains:
- the LOC113762659 gene encoding uncharacterized protein At1g51745; amino-acid sequence: MGSSETGAGADCSIGSIVWVRRRNGSWWPGKILGPDDLSASHVMSPRSGTPVKLLGREDASVDWYNLEKSKRVKAFRCGEFDDCIERAEASQGMPPKKREKYARREDAILHALELERQMLEKKCGKVGSSTNDEAPYCLRKDLVTTSEKSETGKQKILQPETDQVCQSHCLSAKDKAVSQTICLERVKEENQITVDDDNSAVPPRMRGLQDLGLRAVPSNLKASPSLFPNGSHKPLFDSSAVAHCNDDGLGTEDMANADFENSSDKRKRLYDGLDEDSLAKRRERRRPLLQVLEDSTEVLVPHSKADGSSNITSMSEYQKPGGTIGVTRNRYTCLQPTDLCKEDNMRSAEDTETDSSETDSMDSDTDELASLSEGAASIELQPKYPRRSEVLAESRSVSSEELDDLALGDDLTHPCSIDPALHSTGMSRWQLKGKRSLLKRPVDGADRNLSWGSIEETTPFELETNGRAENYLVEKNSTHKMAGYGSRGPDGISRRTMQWQHCDWNDQQYWEDSGKYFAPVFLGHHHDGSRVMLIDVDLNVQSSYQRQHVKSGNQRQHVPMISLMSKINGQAIVGYPVQVEALENGSSESVLAETDDWGPETPGNETALPPTWRTARRTANFRVPRPDLSSTCDESAKHLQFVDGRRGCSGKSDAGTFGHKGGIMEKHTSSIPVDRKSSRKPLKKISLSSNQKIRTLSSIASQQKQSIDRRQSSNNFQVDGLKPELVSTAVACIPVKLVFSRLQEELVGRHP
- the LOC113761815 gene encoding cell division cycle 20.2, cofactor of APC complex-like isoform X2, whose protein sequence is MDAGGSVNLSSSLSSSASSSASKTRSRFPLQEHHLLQRRTSRDNLDRFIPNRSAMDFDYAHYMLTEGRKGKENPAVSSPSREAYRKQLAETFNMNRTRILAFKNKPPTPVDPIPADFSTAANNSKPTKSRRYIPQTSERTLDAPDILDDYYLNLLDWGSSNVLSIALGSTVYLWDATDGATSELVTVDEENGPVTSVKWAPDGSHVAVGLNNSDVQLWDSTSNRLLRTLKGGHRSRVGALDWNSHILTTGGMDGQIINNDVRVRAHIVETYRGHHQEVCGLKWSASGQQLASGGNDNLLHIWDRSTASSNAPTQWLHRIEDHTAAVKALAWCPFQGNLLASGGGGGDRSIKFWNTHTGACLNSVDTGSQVCALLWNKNERELLSSHGFTQNQLTLWKYPSMVKMAELTGHTSRVLFMAQVRVPMDARLHPQQAMKLSDSGMCLALLKWQNLHQRRTPSHLLT
- the LOC113761815 gene encoding cell division cycle 20.2, cofactor of APC complex-like isoform X1, producing the protein MDAGGSVNLSSSLSSSASSSASKTRSRFPLQEHHLLQRRTSRDNLDRFIPNRSAMDFDYAHYMLTEGRKGKENPAVSSPSREAYRKQLAETFNMNRTRILAFKNKPPTPVDPIPADFSTAANNSKPTKSRRYIPQTSERTLDAPDILDDYYLNLLDWGSSNVLSIALGSTVYLWDATDGATSELVTVDEENGPVTSVKWAPDGSHVAVGLNNSDVQLWDSTSNRLLRTLKGGHRSRVGALDWNSHILTTGGMDGQIINNDVRVRAHIVETYRGHHQEVCGLKWSASGQQLASGGNDNLLHIWDRSTASSNAPTQWLHRIEDHTAAVKALAWCPFQGNLLASGGGGGDRSIKFWNTHTGACLNSVDTGSQVCALLWNKNERELLSSHGFTQNQLTLWKYPSMVKMAELTGHTSRVLFMAQSPDGCTVASAAGDETLRFWNVFGTPEVAKPAPKANTEPFANLNRIR